The following coding sequences are from one Anolis sagrei isolate rAnoSag1 chromosome 6, rAnoSag1.mat, whole genome shotgun sequence window:
- the ANKMY2 gene encoding ankyrin repeat and MYND domain-containing protein 2, translating into MAPPKKGDLSQEEKELLEVIGKGHIEEAARLLGNKNVRVNCLDEHGMTPLMHAAYKGKVDMCKLLLRHGADVNCNEHEHGYTALMFAGLSGNKEIAWMMLEAGADTDVVNSVGRTAAQMAAFVGQHDCVTVINNFFPRERLDYYTKPQGLDKEPKLPVKLAGPLHKIITTTNLHPVKIVLLVKENPLLADAEAMQKCYKVLDLICEKCMKQRDMNEVLAMKMHYISCIFQKCIMFLKEREDKLDGLIKSLLKGRDKDGFPVYQEKLIRECIRKFPYCEATLLQQLVRSIAPVEIGSDPTAFSVLTQAITGQMGFVEAEFCTACGEKGAAKRCSVCKMVIYCDQNCQKMHWFAHKKVCKMLKETHEKLELEAAKERKEEEKMQKREAAQATESALASEEPLVSESGDNKEGELNCGEDRTEQMIPSKKASAAIPQAQEEINLEDIAIAKPKESEE; encoded by the exons CATGGCATGACTCCTCTTATGCATGCAGCATACAAGGGGAAAGTTGATATGTGCAAACTGCTGTTGCGACATGGAGCTGATGTAAATTGCAATGAACATGAACATGGATATACTGCCTTGATGTTTGCTGGTCTTTCTG GCAACAAAGAAATTGCCTGGATGATGCTAGAGGCTGGAGCAGATACAGATGTTGTGAACTCGGTGGGGAGAACAGCAGCCCAGATGGCTGCTTTTGTGG gtcagcatgactgcgtgACAGTTATCAACAATTTCTTCCCCCGGGAAAGACTAGACTATTATACAAAACCACAAGGACTAGACAAAGAGCCTAAATTGCCTGTAAAGTTAGCTGGACCTCTGCATAAGATCATTACAACTACCAATTTACATCCTGTTAAg ATAGTGTTGCTAGTGAAAGAAAATCCACTTCTGGCAGATGCTGAAGCAATGCAGAAATGCTACAAAGTTTTGGATCTGATCTGTGAGAAGTGCATGAAGCAGAGAGATATGAATGAAGTACTAGCCATGAAAATGCACTACATTAGCTGTATTTTCCAGAAATGCATTATGTTTCTTAAGGAACGAGAAGATAAATTGGATGGATTAATTAAAAG CTTACTAAAAGGCAGAGATAAAGATGGCTTTCCAGTGTATCAAGAGAAGTTAATCAGAGAATGTATTCGAAAATTTCCTTACTGTGAAGCTACCTTGCTGCAACAGCTAGTGAGAAGTATCGCTCCAGTTGAAATT GGATCTGATCCTACAGCTTTTTCTGTCCTAACACAAGCCATAACTGGACAAATGGGCTTTGTTGAGGCTGAATTTTGTACAGCATGTGGGGAAAAAGGTGCAGCCAAAAGATGTTCAGTATGCAAAATG GTGATCTACTGTGATCAGAACTGCCAAAAAATGCACTGGTTTGCACACAAAAAAGTGTGCAAGATGCTAAAAGAGacccatgagaagctggagctggaagctgccaaagaaagaaaggaagaagaaaaaatgcaaaagagAG AAGCAGCTCAAGCCACAGAATCAGCTTTAGCAAGTGAAGAACCGTTGGTGTCTGAATCTGGGGATAATAAAGAAGGAGAACTAAATTGTGGTGAAGACAGAACTGAACAGATGATTCCTAGTAAAAAAGCATCTGCAGCCATTCCTCAAGCTCAAGAGGAGATTAATTTAGAAGATATTGCAATTGCAAAACCAAAAGAATCAGAAGAGTGA